A window of Belonocnema kinseyi isolate 2016_QV_RU_SX_M_011 chromosome 9, B_treatae_v1, whole genome shotgun sequence contains these coding sequences:
- the LOC117179769 gene encoding zinc finger protein 271-like yields the protein MDVVLLDSPSPDCIQVQSDKKAGLKPTMNAQSTDEICRLCGEICENGISIFDNKSSVAEKISRCLPIIVRANDELPSHVCKRCLAYLNISYKLIVNSLKTDTFLRKKLELKKPKKNETKTPHEALKIPQINLTAKEEFPIMPMKKLKKMAINGPVTCEFCSLVFEDVYEFDEHFESNHILKWKCNFCDGSFPTSDELITHKAMMHAGNIIICKACVDEETAMNEKNLKIEDDSFSSGEEHEDKFYIPADESMSSNSQESVSPPAASSSNSPALKSALKSTHISGEEFADTPTTSNPKNMLPASFLVSSELTSKFLTSSSKGQPKILFSGDGPHLGFAGNPDLESGLNNGGSPGAAELSKTARITSVDKLTKSVRFSINDQVEEIRIGEKGKNYMTCDVCHLRVDDKKLFELHQKIHRLKTMQCVLCKRESPTIYDLYLHKRQAHNLYSKVNLKYVCDKCGRFFSNSWQWESHKMRRCRNREGSNKCKYCEASFSTEHKLKRHYRKHKEELINDPEVEPFRCVSCPKIFYDEEFYQKHRNVHDPECWNNFKCNACDRSFRDAVRLREHVKSIHEGIKPHVCDMCGKSFHRLSNMKVHRALHLGHKCTHCEQVFEKVRQLVSHIQDDHGLEPPASLLAKKGYVSGTYVCRFCGRTLATYQSLLDHEHIHTGEKPYSCHICDKSFRSYTARWSHVQRHEKGTYICEQCGKSFSFKQNLMTHVQIHVSMEDRKHQCHVCQKKFLRKAHLNVHMRIHDGIRPYTCDICNFSFTQIGDMRRHRARHENGTEMRKRTQRPKVPIPKWVSESSNEESN from the exons CAGTCAGACAAAAAag cTGGTTTGAAACCAACCATGAATGCGCAAAGCACGGACGAAATATGTCGACTGTGTGGCGAAATCTGCGAAAATGGCATATCAATATTCGATAACAAATCGTCAGTTGCTGAGAAAATTAGCAGATGTCTACCAATAATt GTACGTGCTAATGACGAATTGCCGTCACACGTCTGTAAGCGATGTCTCGCCTACTTAAACAtcagttacaaattaattgtAAACTCTCTAAAAACTGACACTTTTCTGCGCAAGAAATTAGAGcttaaaaaaccgaaaaaaaatgaaaccaaGACTCCTCACGAGGCCTTAAAAATCCCGCAGATTAATTTGACAGCAAAGGAAGAATTTCCAATAATGCcgatgaagaaattgaaaaaaatggcaataaaCGGCCCTGTCACCTGTGAATTCTGCAGTCTTGTCTTTGAAGACGTCTATGAATTCGACGAACACTTCGAGTCGAATCATATCCTCAAATGGAAATGTAATTTCTGCGACGGAAGTTTTCCAACTTCGGACGAGCTGATCACCCACAAGGCAATGATGCATGCCGGAAATATAATTATCTGTAAAGCCTGCGTCGACGAGGAAACGGCGATGAACGAGAAGAATCTAAAAATCGAGGATGACAGTTTCTCATCCGGCGAGGAGCATGAGGACAAATTTTACATACCCGCCGACGAATCCATGTCATCAAATTCCCAGGAATCAGTATCTCCTCCCGCCGCTTCTTCCTCGAATTCGCCCGCTTTAAAATCCGCCCTCAAATCAACCCACATTTCCGGCGAGGAATTTGCCGATACTCCCACAACTTCAAATCCGAAAAATATGCTGCCCGCGTCTTTCCTCGTCTCGTCCGAGTTGACCTCCAAGTTTCTCACGAGTTCGTCGAAGGGCCAgccgaaaattcttttttccggTGATGGGCCACATTTGGGTTTTGCCGGAAATCCGGATTTGGAATCGGGTCTAAATAATGGCGGCTCACCTGGCGCCGCGGAATTGTCGAAAACGGCGAGGATCACGTCCGTGGACAAGCTGACGAAATCTGTGAGATTTTCGATAAACGACCAGGTCGAGGAGATCAGGATTGGGGAGAAGGGGAAGAATTACATGACCTGCGACGTCTGTCATCTTCGAGTCGATGACAAGAAGCTCTTTGAGCTCCATCAGAAAATTCATCGGTTGAAAACTATGCAGTGTGTTTTGTGCAAGCGGGAATCGCCGACTATTTACGATCTTTATCTCCATAAAAGACAGGCGCACAATCTCTATTCGAAGGTTAATCTGAAATATGTTTGTGACAAGTGTGGACGTTTCTTCTCAAATAGTTGGCAGTGGGAGTCGCACAAAATGCGCCGATGTAGGAATCGAGAGGGCAGCAACAAATGCAAGTACTGCGAGGCTTCCTTCTCCACGGAGCACAAACTTAAACGACATTATAGG AAACATAAAGAGGAGCTGATTAACGATCCTGAAGTTGAACCTTTCAGATGTGTTTCATGTCCGAAAATTTTCTATGATGAGGAATTTTACCAGAAGCACAGAAAC GTCCACGATCCCGAATgttggaacaattttaaatgcAACGCATGTGACCGATCTTTCAGAGATGCTGTGAGGCTAAGAGAACACGTAAAGTCCATACACGAAGGAATTAAACCACACGTGTGTGATATGTGTGGAAAAAGTTTTCACCGTTTGTCCAACATG aaagtacATCGAGCGCTGCACCTTGGTCACAAGTGCACTCACTGTGAGCAAGTATTTGAAAAAGTGCGCCAACTAGTGAGTCACATTCAGGACGACCACGGCTTGGAGCCACCAGCCAGCTTATTGGCCAAGAAAGGATACGTGAGCGGAACTTACGTTTGCAGATTTTGTGGAAGAACTTTGGCAACTTATCAGTCTTTGCTGGACCATGAACACATTCACACGGGCGAGAAGCCTTATTCTTGTCACATATGCGACAAAAGTTTCCG aAGCTACACGGCGCGCTGGTCCCACGTGCAGAGGCACGAAAAAGGAACTTACATCTGCGAACAATGTGGCAAAAGCTTCAG CTTCAAGCAAAACTTGATGACACACGTGCAGATTCACGTGTCGATGGAAGACCGGAAACATCAGTGTCACGTTTGCCAGAAAAAGTTTCTTCGAAAGGCGCATTTAAATGTGCACATGCGAATTCACGATGGAATTCGTCCCTACACCTGCGACATTTGTAATTTCAGTTTTACGCAAATCGGCGACATGAGAAGACATCGGGCTCGGCATGAAAATGGCACCGAAATGCGGAAAAGAACGCAGCGACCAAAAGTCCCAATTCCGAAATGGGTGTCCGAAAGCAGCAACGAGGAATCAAATTAA